A genomic segment from Nodularia sphaerocarpa UHCC 0038 encodes:
- the purF gene encoding amidophosphoribosyltransferase — translation MIPIHSVTMASPSKLSDEYPNQETNPINSHEHRPDKPEEACGVFGIYAPEADVAKMTYFGLYALQHRGQESAGIATFEGATVHLHKDMGLVSQVFNEAVLEHLPGNIAVGHTRYSTTGSSRRDNAQPAVVETRLGSLALAHNGNLVNTLQLREELAKTNVSLVTTTDSEMIAFAIAEAVNAGADWLEGSIQAFHRCEGAFSLVLGTPVGVMGVRDTNGIRPLVIGTLPGNPIRYVLASETCGLDIIGAEYLRDVEPGELVWITEAGLASYHWSQKPERKLCIFEMIYFARPDSIMHNESLYTYRMRLGRRIAAESAVDADIVFGVPDSGIPAAIGFSQASGVPYAEGLIKNRYVGRTFIQPTQSMRETGIRMKLNPLKDVLLGKRVIIVDDSIVRGTTSRKLVKALREAGATEVHMRISSPPVTHPCFYGIDTDTQDQLIAATKSVAEIAEQLGVDSLAYLSWEGMLEETREDTNTFCSACFTGDYPVAIPEQVKRSKLILEKVVV, via the coding sequence ATGATTCCCATCCATTCCGTCACTATGGCTTCGCCAAGCAAGCTATCGGATGAATACCCCAATCAGGAGACCAACCCAATTAATAGTCATGAACATCGACCAGACAAGCCAGAAGAAGCTTGTGGTGTTTTTGGCATCTACGCACCAGAAGCAGATGTTGCTAAAATGACCTACTTTGGATTGTATGCCCTCCAACATCGGGGTCAAGAATCAGCTGGAATTGCGACGTTTGAGGGTGCAACAGTACACCTGCACAAAGACATGGGTTTAGTGTCTCAAGTCTTTAATGAAGCGGTTTTGGAGCATTTGCCCGGAAATATCGCTGTTGGTCACACTCGTTATTCCACCACTGGTTCTAGCCGCAGAGATAATGCCCAACCTGCTGTGGTGGAAACTCGACTCGGTTCATTGGCTCTAGCACACAATGGTAATTTAGTCAATACTTTGCAATTACGCGAAGAGTTAGCCAAGACCAATGTAAGTTTAGTCACCACCACAGACTCAGAAATGATTGCCTTTGCGATCGCCGAAGCAGTCAACGCTGGTGCAGATTGGCTCGAAGGCTCAATTCAAGCGTTTCATCGTTGCGAAGGTGCTTTTAGTTTAGTGCTGGGTACTCCTGTGGGTGTGATGGGTGTTCGCGATACAAATGGTATCCGTCCTTTAGTAATTGGGACTTTACCCGGTAATCCAATTCGTTACGTCTTGGCTTCGGAAACTTGTGGTTTAGATATCATTGGAGCCGAATACTTACGAGATGTAGAACCAGGGGAGTTAGTTTGGATTACTGAAGCAGGTTTGGCTTCCTACCATTGGAGTCAAAAACCTGAGCGCAAGTTGTGTATCTTTGAAATGATTTATTTTGCTCGTCCTGATAGCATCATGCACAACGAAAGTTTGTACACCTATCGCATGAGATTAGGGCGACGCATAGCGGCAGAATCGGCTGTAGATGCTGATATTGTCTTTGGTGTTCCTGATTCGGGAATACCTGCGGCTATTGGCTTTTCTCAAGCCTCTGGTGTCCCTTACGCGGAAGGATTAATTAAAAACCGCTATGTAGGGCGAACTTTTATTCAGCCTACACAATCGATGCGCGAAACTGGGATTCGGATGAAACTCAACCCCCTCAAAGATGTGTTGCTGGGTAAACGCGTGATTATTGTGGATGATTCCATTGTTCGGGGTACAACGAGCCGGAAACTCGTTAAAGCCTTGCGTGAAGCAGGTGCGACAGAAGTACACATGAGAATTTCTTCTCCCCCAGTTACACATCCCTGTTTTTACGGTATTGATACTGATACCCAAGATCAGCTGATTGCTGCTACCAAGTCTGTGGCAGAAATTGCCGAGCAGTTGGGTGTAGATAGCCTTGCTTATCTCAGCTGGGAGGGTATGCTAGAAGAAACGCGGGAAGATACTAATACTTTCTGTTCGGCTTGCTTTACTGGGGATTATCCTGTAGCTATTCCTGAGCAAGTGAAGCGCTCTAAGCTGATTTTGGAAAAGGTTGTGGTTTAG
- the lspA gene encoding signal peptidase II, which yields MRLKNHLFWIAALIAFFLDQLTKYWVVQTFSLGQTLPLIPDVFHFTYVTNTGAAFSLFRGKVEWLRWLSLGVSLVLIALAWFGQELNDWDQLGYGLILGGALGNGIDRFALGYVVDFLDFRLINFAVFNLADSFISIGIVCLLIASFQKTPSSSDGSS from the coding sequence ATGCGTTTAAAAAATCATCTGTTTTGGATTGCTGCTTTGATCGCTTTTTTCTTAGATCAATTGACAAAATACTGGGTAGTGCAAACCTTTAGCTTGGGACAGACACTACCACTCATCCCCGATGTATTTCATTTTACTTATGTCACTAATACTGGTGCGGCTTTTAGTCTATTCCGAGGCAAAGTAGAGTGGTTACGCTGGCTATCGTTGGGTGTGAGTTTGGTATTGATAGCATTGGCTTGGTTTGGTCAGGAGTTAAATGATTGGGATCAGTTAGGCTATGGTTTAATTTTAGGTGGAGCCTTGGGTAATGGTATTGATCGGTTCGCTTTAGGCTATGTCGTTGATTTTCTGGATTTTCGCTTGATTAATTTTGCTGTATTTAATTTGGCAGATTCATTTATTAGTATTGGTATTGTTTGTTTGTTAATTGCTTCTTTCCAAAAAACACCAAGTTCCAGTGATGGGTCAAGCTAA
- a CDS encoding biotin transporter BioY yields the protein MAGSVGNVGTVQLLWSMVGLLLTMGGTFLEAYGIAWPWSWSKHGIQTFSLGVTCQVGAVLLVGCLGGKNAGALSQIAYLVMGLTLLPVFADGGGIGYVKLSQFGYLLGFIPGAWICGSLAFKARPRLETLAFSCITGLLTVHLCGVTYLIISYIFQWKGTENLALMQAILRYSWFALPGQLAVVCAVTVIAYILRHLMFY from the coding sequence ATGGCTGGAAGCGTTGGAAATGTGGGAACAGTTCAATTACTATGGTCTATGGTTGGCTTACTCCTGACAATGGGCGGGACTTTCCTAGAAGCCTATGGTATAGCCTGGCCTTGGAGTTGGAGTAAGCACGGAATTCAGACTTTTTCTCTGGGGGTCACTTGTCAAGTTGGTGCGGTGTTGTTAGTAGGTTGTTTAGGAGGAAAAAATGCTGGCGCACTATCGCAAATCGCCTATTTAGTTATGGGTTTAACCTTGTTACCTGTATTTGCTGATGGTGGCGGTATTGGTTATGTCAAGCTATCTCAGTTTGGCTATCTGCTAGGCTTTATTCCTGGAGCGTGGATTTGTGGATCTTTGGCTTTTAAAGCTAGACCTAGGTTGGAAACCCTGGCTTTTAGTTGTATAACTGGCTTGTTAACTGTCCACCTCTGCGGTGTCACTTATTTGATCATCAGTTATATTTTTCAGTGGAAAGGTACGGAAAATCTGGCTCTAATGCAAGCAATCCTCAGATATTCTTGGTTTGCACTACCCGGTCAACTAGCTGTAGTGTGCGCTGTTACCGTAATAGCATATATATTACGTCACTTAATGTTTTATTAG
- the purL gene encoding phosphoribosylformylglycinamidine synthase subunit PurL — translation MTATSPTPFSPQEIAAEGLKPEEYAEIVKRLGRHPNKAELGMFGVMWSEHCCYKNSRPLLKQFPTTGPRILVGPGENAGVVDIGDGRQLAFKIESHNHPSAVEPFQGAATGVGGILRDIFTMGARPIALLNSLRFGDLDDPKTQRLFTGVVAGISHYANCVGVPTVGGEVYFDKAYSGNPLVNVMALGLMETPEIVKSGASGFGNPVLYVGSTTGRDGMGGASFASTELSEQSLDNRPAVQVGDPFIEKSLIEACLEAFKTGAVVAAQDMGAAGITCSTSEMAAKGGVGIEFDLDKIPVRETGMVPYEYLLSESQERMLFVAHKGREQELIDIFERWGLHAVVAGTVIAEPIVRIFFQGKIAAEIPAEALAENTPLYERELLAEPPEYAREAWKWSPDSLPVCTTSGIEIQGKLQSWDDILLTLLDTPTIASKSWVYRQYDHQVQNNTVILPGGADAAVVRLRPLEKNQNETSEPESFTTGVAATVDCNPRYVYLDPYEGAKAVVAEAARNLSCVGAEPLAVTDNLNFGSPEKPIGYWQLAEACRGLSEGCLELATPVTGGNVSLYNETFDSEGNPQPIYPTPVVGMVGLIPDLSKICGQGWQAAGDLIYLLGLPLTSPISLGASEYLATIHNTVAGKPPRVDFDLERRVQQVCRDGIRAGWIRSAHDSAEGGVVVALAESCLSGKLGAEIQLEIPENQLNRLDEVLFGEGGARILVSVTSSEQKSWESYLQEHLGESWQKLGTVGNSGGSEAGLAILSSDNQTLIKVSIEQMSDRYFQAISNRLANPTNTPN, via the coding sequence ATGACCGCCACATCCCCTACTCCCTTTTCCCCGCAAGAAATTGCCGCCGAAGGTTTAAAACCAGAAGAATATGCAGAAATAGTCAAACGCTTAGGGCGACATCCCAACAAAGCTGAACTGGGAATGTTTGGAGTGATGTGGTCTGAACATTGCTGCTACAAAAATTCCCGCCCATTACTCAAACAATTTCCCACCACAGGTCCCCGCATCCTCGTTGGCCCTGGTGAAAACGCTGGAGTTGTAGACATAGGCGACGGACGACAACTAGCATTTAAAATTGAATCTCATAACCACCCCTCAGCCGTTGAACCGTTCCAAGGTGCTGCTACTGGTGTCGGCGGGATTCTCAGAGATATTTTTACAATGGGGGCGCGTCCCATTGCTTTATTAAATTCTTTACGTTTCGGTGATTTAGACGACCCCAAAACCCAAAGATTATTTACAGGTGTTGTCGCAGGAATCTCCCATTATGCTAACTGCGTTGGGGTTCCTACTGTCGGCGGTGAAGTTTACTTTGATAAAGCTTACTCCGGTAATCCCTTAGTCAACGTAATGGCGCTGGGATTGATGGAAACTCCAGAAATTGTCAAATCTGGGGCTTCTGGTTTCGGTAATCCGGTGCTGTATGTTGGTTCTACCACCGGACGCGATGGTATGGGAGGAGCAAGTTTTGCTAGTACCGAATTAAGTGAACAGTCACTAGATAACCGTCCCGCCGTGCAAGTAGGCGACCCCTTTATAGAAAAGTCTTTAATTGAAGCTTGTTTAGAAGCGTTTAAAACTGGTGCAGTTGTCGCCGCCCAAGATATGGGTGCTGCTGGTATCACCTGTTCAACATCAGAAATGGCGGCTAAAGGTGGTGTGGGGATTGAATTCGATTTAGATAAAATTCCGGTGCGGGAAACAGGAATGGTTCCCTATGAATACCTGCTTTCGGAATCTCAAGAAAGAATGCTATTTGTCGCCCACAAGGGGCGCGAACAAGAGCTAATTGATATTTTTGAACGTTGGGGACTTCATGCTGTGGTTGCGGGTACGGTGATTGCTGAACCCATTGTGCGGATTTTCTTCCAGGGTAAAATAGCCGCAGAAATTCCGGCTGAGGCTTTGGCGGAAAATACCCCACTTTATGAACGGGAATTGTTGGCGGAACCACCAGAATATGCCCGTGAAGCTTGGAAATGGTCGCCTGATTCTTTACCTGTTTGCACAACCTCTGGGATTGAAATTCAAGGAAAATTGCAATCTTGGGATGATATTTTGCTAACTTTGCTCGATACGCCAACAATTGCTTCTAAAAGTTGGGTGTATCGTCAGTATGACCATCAAGTTCAGAATAATACTGTGATTTTACCGGGTGGTGCAGATGCGGCTGTGGTGCGGTTACGTCCCCTGGAAAAAAATCAAAATGAAACGTCAGAGCCTGAAAGTTTTACAACAGGTGTAGCGGCGACTGTAGACTGTAATCCTCGTTATGTTTATCTTGACCCTTACGAGGGTGCGAAGGCAGTGGTGGCTGAAGCGGCTCGCAATCTGAGCTGTGTGGGTGCTGAACCTCTGGCGGTGACGGATAATCTCAATTTTGGCAGTCCAGAAAAACCCATCGGTTATTGGCAATTGGCTGAGGCTTGTCGGGGTTTGTCGGAAGGTTGTTTGGAATTGGCTACACCAGTTACAGGGGGGAATGTCTCTCTGTACAATGAAACTTTTGATTCTGAAGGTAATCCCCAACCAATTTATCCGACTCCGGTTGTGGGGATGGTGGGATTGATTCCTGATTTAAGCAAAATTTGTGGTCAAGGTTGGCAAGCCGCAGGTGATTTAATTTATCTTTTGGGTTTACCTCTGACATCCCCCATTAGTTTGGGTGCATCTGAGTATTTAGCTACTATCCACAATACTGTGGCTGGTAAGCCTCCACGGGTAGATTTTGATTTAGAACGTCGGGTACAGCAGGTTTGCCGTGACGGTATTCGTGCGGGTTGGATACGTTCCGCCCATGATTCTGCTGAGGGTGGTGTGGTTGTTGCTTTGGCTGAATCTTGCCTTTCTGGGAAGTTAGGTGCGGAAATTCAGCTAGAAATTCCTGAAAACCAGTTAAATCGTCTGGATGAGGTGCTGTTTGGTGAAGGTGGGGCGAGAATTTTAGTTTCGGTAACATCATCAGAACAGAAAAGTTGGGAATCCTACTTACAGGAGCATCTGGGAGAAAGTTGGCAAAAGCTGGGTACAGTCGGTAATTCCGGCGGTTCTGAAGCAGGTTTAGCAATTTTAAGTTCTGATAACCAAACCTTAATAAAAGTTAGTATAGAACAAATGAGCGATCGCTATTTCCAGGCAATTTCCAACCGTCTTGCTAACCCAACTAATACTCCCAACTAA
- a CDS encoding adenine phosphoribosyltransferase, giving the protein MDLKSLIRDIPDFPKPGILFRDITTLLRDPEGLRYTIDLFTEKCIESGLQADYVVGMESRGFIFGPPLAYKLGAGFIPVRKRGKLPAAVHSIEYELEYGTDCLEMHQDALHSNSRVLIVDDLIATGGTANATAKLVEKFGCELVGFGFIIELRDLQGRKHLPDVPIISLMEY; this is encoded by the coding sequence ATGGATTTAAAGTCTCTAATTCGCGACATCCCAGATTTTCCCAAACCCGGAATTTTATTTCGGGATATAACTACTTTACTGCGTGATCCAGAGGGATTACGCTACACTATTGACTTGTTTACAGAAAAATGTATTGAGTCTGGATTACAGGCGGATTATGTTGTGGGTATGGAGTCCCGTGGGTTCATTTTTGGCCCTCCTTTAGCTTACAAATTAGGAGCGGGTTTTATTCCTGTTCGCAAACGGGGAAAGTTACCCGCAGCAGTTCACTCAATTGAATATGAATTAGAGTACGGTACAGACTGTCTGGAAATGCATCAAGACGCTTTGCATTCAAATAGCCGTGTTTTAATTGTCGATGATTTGATTGCTACAGGTGGTACAGCCAACGCAACGGCAAAGTTGGTAGAGAAGTTTGGCTGCGAACTTGTAGGATTTGGCTTTATTATCGAGTTACGGGATTTACAAGGACGTAAACATTTACCAGATGTGCCGATTATTTCTTTAATGGAATACTAA
- a CDS encoding class I SAM-dependent methyltransferase, translated as MVLNKLFKDIIIKLLTGVSEPDYARLASQLSLADAIAKIDWLFGCESVLKEFNSDVTVSYYTQSEWGYQIYHSGEDAIHMALNPDGVFHPDGYYAQPRVVAEQILQLDAKNVLELGCGKGFNSCFLAEKYPEVKFTGIDITSSHIKIARRQAEQFSNLSFQEGNFNQLNFLDQSCDIVFAFECLCHASPDKIPLGEIFRVLRPGGKLIVFDGYRKIQLEQLPQLLQTATQLVEVSMAVRDGFSQIDHWNAIAQSIGFRVQVIEDVSSSIQPTLLKLQKLSLKLFSLSWKAKILAYLLPKYLVRNSIAGLLMPFTVSPKGEAFGYYKLILERPLEA; from the coding sequence ATGGTATTGAATAAATTGTTTAAAGATATCATTATTAAACTACTGACTGGGGTTTCAGAACCTGACTATGCTAGGCTGGCTAGTCAACTAAGTTTAGCAGATGCGATCGCCAAAATTGATTGGCTTTTTGGTTGCGAGTCTGTCTTAAAAGAATTTAATTCAGATGTTACCGTTTCTTACTACACCCAAAGTGAGTGGGGTTATCAAATCTATCACTCTGGAGAAGATGCTATCCACATGGCATTGAACCCTGATGGTGTATTTCATCCAGATGGTTATTATGCTCAACCGCGAGTAGTTGCCGAACAAATTCTTCAACTTGATGCGAAAAATGTTTTAGAATTAGGATGCGGCAAAGGATTTAATAGCTGTTTTTTAGCAGAAAAATATCCAGAAGTAAAATTCACTGGAATTGATATAACTTCATCCCATATTAAAATAGCACGTCGCCAAGCAGAGCAATTTTCTAACTTATCTTTTCAAGAAGGTAACTTTAATCAATTAAACTTTTTAGATCAATCCTGTGATATTGTTTTTGCCTTTGAGTGTTTATGTCATGCATCTCCAGATAAAATACCACTGGGAGAAATTTTTCGGGTGCTGCGCCCTGGTGGAAAATTAATTGTATTTGATGGCTATCGTAAAATTCAGCTTGAACAACTTCCTCAGTTACTGCAAACCGCTACTCAACTTGTGGAAGTCTCAATGGCAGTTCGTGATGGATTTTCACAAATTGATCATTGGAATGCCATTGCACAATCCATTGGCTTTCGAGTTCAAGTGATTGAAGATGTTTCCTCTTCAATTCAGCCTACTTTATTAAAATTACAAAAATTGTCCCTGAAACTTTTTTCCTTGTCTTGGAAAGCCAAAATACTGGCTTATCTGTTGCCTAAATATTTAGTGAGAAATTCCATTGCTGGTCTTTTAATGCCGTTCACTGTTAGCCCTAAAGGAGAAGCTTTCGGATATTATAAATTAATCTTAGAGCGCCCTTTAGAAGCATAA
- a CDS encoding transglycosylase domain-containing protein, with protein sequence MSSPQPPHKPQTLLGQLTQAVQTIQARVDFSKLALKPNAKVPEIWVQDAGADKAEVYPLLGDRYILGRSSKSCDIVIRNPVVSQIHLSLSRDSAQRTPVFVIKDENSTNGIYRGKRRVNRLELRHGDIFTLGPPELAASVRLQYVDPPPLHIKAATWAAYGIGGVSALVGLIIGVEWLKFSVRPLPTATSAPIVIYARDGSTPLREPRTTSHVDMQRLEDFGPYLPAAVVSSEDSRYHWHFGIDPLGILRAVLINTRSGDVQQGASTVTQQVARSLFRDYVGAQDSLGRKLREAVVSFKLETFYSKDQILLTYLNRIFLGVDTSGFEDAARYYFEKPAKELTLSEAATLVGILPAPNAFNFCADSPNRLQAAEYRNRVIRRMLDRGKISEEEANRARRSPVQISPKVCEQQASTIAPYFYSYVFQELESILGVGAAREGNYIIETQLDQGIQAEAEKALRNSVSNAGSIFRFSQGAIVTLDTRTGSILSMVGGTDFRQSQFNRAVQAQRQPGSTFKVFAFAAALEKGIPASKTYSCAAMPWQGFTYRPCRSGGGGSLNMTTGFALSENPIALRIARDVGLNQVVSTAKRLGVKSSLEPVPGLVLGQSVVNVLEMTGAFGAITNRGVWNPPHAISRILDSSDCQNRDDLTTCRVVYSFDQDRKDANKRVLPTGVADEITRMMRQAVTSGTGRGAAIGQGEGGKTGTTDKNVDLWFIGSIPNRRLVTGIWLGNDNNSPTSGSSGQAAQLWGNYMRQIAK encoded by the coding sequence ATGAGTTCCCCCCAACCTCCTCACAAGCCACAAACTTTACTTGGTCAACTGACTCAAGCAGTACAGACAATTCAAGCGAGGGTTGACTTTTCAAAGTTGGCGCTCAAGCCTAATGCCAAAGTACCAGAGATATGGGTGCAGGATGCGGGGGCGGACAAGGCGGAGGTCTATCCGTTGTTAGGCGATCGCTACATCCTCGGCCGTAGTTCCAAATCCTGTGATATAGTCATTCGCAACCCAGTTGTCAGCCAAATTCACCTGTCACTGTCGCGCGATTCGGCTCAACGCACCCCGGTTTTTGTGATCAAAGATGAAAACTCAACTAACGGTATATATCGTGGAAAACGCCGGGTAAATCGCTTAGAACTGCGTCACGGCGATATTTTTACTTTAGGGCCACCAGAACTTGCAGCTTCAGTGCGGCTGCAATATGTCGATCCACCGCCCTTGCATATTAAAGCAGCAACTTGGGCAGCTTACGGTATTGGTGGTGTCAGCGCCTTGGTGGGATTAATCATCGGCGTGGAATGGCTAAAATTTTCCGTCAGACCTCTACCCACTGCTACTAGCGCTCCTATCGTCATTTATGCCCGTGATGGCTCTACGCCCCTGCGTGAGCCTCGGACTACCTCCCACGTGGATATGCAGCGCCTGGAGGATTTTGGCCCTTATTTACCCGCAGCCGTGGTGTCCTCAGAAGATAGTCGTTACCATTGGCACTTTGGCATTGATCCGTTGGGGATTTTGCGAGCCGTGCTGATCAATACTCGCAGTGGAGATGTGCAGCAGGGAGCCAGTACCGTTACTCAGCAGGTAGCCCGAAGTTTGTTCCGGGACTACGTTGGCGCTCAGGATTCCTTGGGACGCAAACTGCGGGAGGCTGTTGTCTCCTTCAAGCTAGAAACTTTTTACAGTAAAGATCAAATCTTGCTGACTTACTTAAATCGAATATTTTTGGGCGTGGACACATCCGGGTTTGAGGATGCGGCTCGTTATTACTTTGAAAAGCCAGCCAAAGAATTAACCCTCTCGGAAGCTGCAACATTAGTGGGAATTTTACCTGCTCCCAACGCTTTCAATTTTTGTGCAGATAGCCCGAATCGGCTACAAGCAGCTGAATATCGCAATCGCGTGATTAGGCGAATGTTGGACAGGGGCAAAATCTCAGAAGAGGAAGCCAATCGAGCCAGACGCTCCCCAGTCCAAATTAGCCCCAAAGTTTGCGAACAGCAAGCCAGCACCATTGCTCCTTACTTTTACAGTTATGTTTTCCAGGAACTAGAATCAATTTTGGGGGTAGGAGCAGCAAGGGAAGGTAACTATATCATCGAAACCCAGCTTGATCAAGGAATCCAAGCCGAAGCAGAAAAAGCGTTACGTAATTCAGTCAGCAACGCTGGATCAATTTTTCGTTTTTCTCAAGGAGCGATCGTTACCCTGGACACTAGAACTGGGAGTATTTTGTCGATGGTAGGCGGGACTGATTTTAGACAAAGCCAGTTTAACCGTGCTGTCCAAGCCCAAAGACAACCAGGTTCTACCTTCAAAGTTTTCGCTTTCGCTGCGGCTCTTGAGAAGGGGATACCAGCCTCCAAAACTTACTCTTGCGCTGCCATGCCTTGGCAAGGGTTTACTTACAGACCATGTAGAAGTGGTGGGGGGGGTTCCTTAAATATGACCACTGGGTTTGCTCTGTCAGAAAATCCCATTGCTTTGCGAATAGCCAGAGATGTAGGGCTAAATCAAGTCGTATCCACAGCCAAGCGTTTAGGAGTCAAGTCATCGCTCGAACCTGTTCCCGGCTTAGTCCTGGGTCAAAGTGTAGTCAATGTTTTAGAAATGACTGGTGCTTTTGGCGCTATTACTAATCGTGGTGTATGGAATCCACCCCATGCCATTAGCCGGATTCTAGACAGTAGTGATTGTCAAAATCGTGATGATTTAACAACCTGCCGTGTTGTTTATTCCTTTGACCAAGATCGAAAAGATGCCAACAAGCGAGTCTTACCCACGGGCGTAGCCGACGAAATCACCCGGATGATGCGTCAAGCAGTCACTAGCGGTACTGGTCGAGGTGCGGCTATTGGACAGGGAGAAGGTGGCAAAACCGGCACAACTGATAAAAACGTTGATCTATGGTTCATTGGCTCTATCCCCAATCGGCGGCTTGTAACTGGCATTTGGCTGGGTAATGATAATAATTCCCCCACATCCGGTAGCAGTGGACAAGCAGCTCAACTTTGGGGAAATTATATGAGGCAAATTGCCAAATAG
- a CDS encoding DUF3038 domain-containing protein, which produces MNVSASLKPLNSPTPPSLPMILDSLPDPAIAAQGCPARTRLQVDLILLAIEALELGGSEAILAFADELELKGIIKNRVNLWRMRSSNPMRRAHIRRPLTIMEAKALVVIASYIARRLTVVIRQMLLTYQQMSDKQIPLAQNLRLSNYLERFRVHFKSRMNARRSSVQALSSDEKLDELAMNLLGQLLFCTGTAGMQRFWISLFDGEVE; this is translated from the coding sequence ATGAATGTCTCAGCCAGCTTAAAGCCATTGAATAGTCCAACCCCTCCATCATTGCCGATGATTCTGGATAGTTTACCAGACCCTGCGATTGCAGCACAGGGTTGTCCCGCTAGAACCCGGCTGCAAGTTGATCTAATTTTACTGGCGATTGAAGCTTTAGAACTTGGTGGTTCTGAAGCTATTCTGGCTTTTGCGGACGAGTTGGAATTGAAAGGAATTATTAAAAACCGGGTAAATTTATGGAGAATGCGTAGCTCTAACCCCATGCGAAGAGCGCATATCCGCCGTCCCTTAACTATCATGGAGGCAAAAGCTTTAGTGGTAATTGCTAGCTACATAGCGCGCCGTTTAACCGTTGTCATTCGCCAGATGTTGTTGACATATCAGCAAATGAGTGATAAGCAGATTCCTTTGGCACAAAATTTGCGGCTATCTAATTATCTAGAGCGATTTCGAGTCCATTTTAAAAGTCGGATGAATGCCCGGCGTTCTAGTGTACAGGCATTAAGTTCTGATGAAAAATTAGATGAGCTAGCAATGAATTTGTTGGGACAATTACTATTTTGTACCGGCACAGCTGGAATGCAGCGCTTCTGGATTAGTCTTTTTGACGGGGAAGTAGAGTAA
- a CDS encoding ABC transporter permease, with product MTSTKISWETGRDWLMGLVTNETFFYVVKRIFQALFTLLLATALSFFIMKLSPGDYVDTLRQNPTISPERIEELREQFGLTKSWPEQFFLWLWRIFTKGDFGTSFVYQRSVASLLWERIPATLLLAIASLFCTWAIAIPFGILAAVKQNQATDRILQVISYTGQGFPSFITALFLLIFAQITSPLFPVGGMTSINHAEFSWFGKIIDVGWHMILPTIALSITSFAGLQRITRGELLDVLRQDYIQTARAKGLPENRVIYVHALRNAINPLITLLGFELAGLLGGAFIAEQFFNWPGLGRLTLQAVMAKDQYLVMASLVMSAVLLNIGNLIADLLLKVADPRIRLDS from the coding sequence ATGACTTCTACCAAAATTTCCTGGGAGACAGGTCGAGATTGGCTAATGGGGCTAGTCACGAACGAAACGTTTTTTTATGTGGTGAAACGGATATTTCAAGCACTGTTCACTTTGTTATTGGCCACGGCGCTGTCGTTTTTTATCATGAAACTATCCCCAGGGGATTATGTAGATACCCTGCGGCAAAATCCGACAATTTCCCCAGAACGAATTGAGGAATTAAGGGAACAGTTTGGTCTGACTAAATCTTGGCCAGAACAGTTTTTTCTCTGGTTATGGCGCATTTTCACAAAGGGAGATTTTGGGACGAGTTTTGTTTACCAACGTTCAGTTGCTTCTTTGTTGTGGGAACGGATACCAGCAACTTTACTTTTAGCGATCGCCTCTTTATTTTGCACCTGGGCGATCGCCATTCCCTTTGGGATTCTCGCTGCTGTCAAACAAAATCAAGCCACTGACCGGATTTTACAAGTAATTAGTTACACCGGACAAGGATTTCCCAGTTTCATCACAGCCTTGTTTTTACTCATATTTGCTCAAATCACCTCACCTTTATTCCCCGTGGGTGGGATGACAAGCATCAATCATGCGGAATTTTCTTGGTTTGGTAAAATTATTGATGTCGGTTGGCACATGATTTTACCAACAATTGCCTTAAGTATCACTAGCTTTGCTGGTTTGCAAAGAATCACTCGCGGTGAATTGTTGGATGTTCTGCGTCAAGATTATATCCAAACGGCTCGTGCTAAGGGACTACCAGAAAATCGGGTGATTTACGTTCACGCCCTCCGCAATGCCATAAATCCCTTAATTACTTTGTTAGGCTTTGAATTAGCGGGTTTATTAGGTGGTGCATTCATTGCTGAACAATTCTTTAACTGGCCTGGTTTAGGGAGATTGACTTTGCAGGCGGTAATGGCGAAAGACCAGTATTTAGTCATGGCTAGCCTGGTAATGAGTGCTGTATTGCTGAATATCGGCAATTTAATCGCAGATTTGCTGTTGAAGGTAGCTGATCCCCGGATTCGTTTGGATTCTTAA